From Streptomyces sp. NBC_00683, one genomic window encodes:
- a CDS encoding SpoIIE family protein phosphatase — MNGGESRARRLSRRLAAQGIASRRLHVRPASTVGPLRGDRFTTAARLRWLHAASTRIGTSLDLERTAQELAEFSVPRLADGAAVDLLESVLLGEEGERVTGAGVPVTRAMAVKAVESLSGLEPSPVGKVVDRQHYRETLLTLHCLRNRQSVLVSRMTEEDYQRVAPTASAAVAMRRQGVHSYMAVPLIARGVLLGSADFVRAGDSPPFNRADVELAGQLAAMAAVFMDNARLYGREREHVVSLQRSLLPRATPHTPGLKVHAQYAPAFDAHGVGGDWYDVVALPSGRTALVVGDVTGHGLPAAVTMGRLRTVARTLMTLDIEPDRVLARLDLATRDLEDDQVATCLCAVYDPADSTYTIASAGHPPPLLVGSDGVPRFLDVPVGAPLGAGVIPYDPLRLRGPAGSRLVLYTDGLIKTRVDDVDTQLEGLRAAVAAMAPEQLDDGSLLTSLRAADGRFDEAVLLVAGGHELSEDVRLQVWDLPTDGNPASTARKLVTEQLSLWSLTELADVTELVVSELVGNALRYGGGPGKLRLLCDDRLRVEVSDTGPDLPQIQHADVSDEGGRGLQLINLLCRRWGSCRTATGKVVWAEQNLPR; from the coding sequence GTGAACGGCGGCGAAAGCCGAGCGAGACGCCTGAGCCGTCGACTGGCCGCGCAGGGCATCGCCTCCCGGAGGCTGCACGTCCGCCCCGCGAGCACCGTCGGCCCGCTGCGGGGCGACCGTTTCACCACAGCCGCCCGACTGCGCTGGCTCCATGCTGCAAGCACCCGGATCGGGACCTCCCTCGACCTGGAACGGACGGCGCAGGAGCTGGCCGAGTTCAGCGTCCCCCGGTTGGCCGACGGGGCGGCCGTCGACCTCCTGGAGTCCGTGCTCCTGGGCGAGGAGGGTGAGCGCGTCACCGGCGCGGGGGTGCCGGTCACCCGGGCCATGGCGGTCAAGGCCGTCGAGTCGCTGTCAGGTCTTGAACCCTCCCCGGTCGGCAAGGTGGTCGACCGCCAGCACTACCGCGAGACTCTGCTGACCCTCCACTGTCTGCGCAACCGCCAGTCGGTACTGGTCAGCCGGATGACCGAGGAGGACTACCAGCGCGTCGCGCCGACAGCCAGTGCCGCGGTGGCGATGCGGCGCCAGGGCGTCCACAGCTACATGGCGGTGCCGTTGATCGCCCGCGGTGTACTGCTCGGATCCGCCGACTTCGTACGCGCCGGTGACAGCCCGCCCTTCAACCGGGCCGATGTGGAGCTGGCGGGACAGCTCGCCGCCATGGCCGCGGTCTTCATGGACAACGCCCGGCTCTACGGACGCGAGCGCGAGCACGTCGTCTCGCTCCAGCGAAGCCTGCTCCCGCGCGCCACGCCGCACACCCCCGGACTGAAGGTCCACGCGCAGTACGCGCCCGCCTTCGACGCGCACGGTGTGGGCGGCGACTGGTACGACGTGGTGGCGCTGCCCAGCGGGCGCACGGCGCTGGTCGTCGGCGACGTGACCGGGCACGGCCTGCCCGCGGCGGTCACCATGGGGCGGCTGCGCACCGTCGCCCGTACGCTCATGACGCTGGACATCGAGCCCGACCGGGTCCTCGCCCGGCTGGACCTGGCCACCCGCGACCTCGAGGACGACCAGGTCGCCACGTGTCTGTGCGCGGTCTACGACCCGGCGGACTCCACGTACACCATCGCGAGCGCGGGCCATCCGCCGCCGCTGCTGGTCGGCTCGGACGGCGTCCCCCGCTTCCTGGACGTGCCGGTCGGCGCGCCGCTGGGCGCCGGGGTCATCCCGTACGACCCGCTGCGGTTGCGCGGGCCGGCGGGCAGCCGGCTGGTGCTCTACACCGACGGCTTGATCAAGACGCGCGTAGATGACGTGGACACCCAGCTGGAGGGGTTGCGCGCCGCGGTCGCCGCGATGGCGCCCGAGCAGCTCGACGACGGCAGCCTGCTCACCTCGCTGCGGGCGGCCGACGGCCGCTTCGACGAGGCGGTGCTGCTGGTCGCCGGGGGGCATGAGCTGTCCGAGGACGTCAGGCTGCAGGTGTGGGACCTTCCCACCGACGGCAACCCCGCCTCCACCGCCCGGAAGCTCGTCACCGAGCAGCTTTCGCTGTGGAGCCTCACCGAGCTCGCGGACGTCACCGAACTGGTCGTCAGCGAGCTGGTCGGCAACGCCCTGCGGTACGGCGGCGGCCCCGGCAAGCTGCGCCTGCTGTGCGACGACCGGCTCCGGGTGGAGGTCTCCGACACGGGTCCCGACCTGCCGCAGATCCAGCACGCCGATGTGAGCGACGAGGGCGGCCGCGGGCTGCAGCTCATCAACCTGCTGTGCCGCAGGTGGGGTTCGTGCCGCACGGCGACCGGCAAGGTCGTCTGGGCGGAGCAGAACCTCCCCCGATAG
- a CDS encoding M4 family metallopeptidase: MRSRSSRRATATGALITAAALLAVGVQTGAATAAPDAAASSAAAAKGADPGSLPAKLSPAQRAELLREANSTKAATAKELGLGATEKLVVRDVVQDVDGTTHTRYERTLDGLPVLGGDLVVAETKAGKTEGVTKASKATGAQLKAVGTTADIAPAAAEKQALTAAQAEGSKKAEASKAPRKVVWTASGTPQLAYETVVGGLQHDGTPNELHVITDASSGAKLYEWQAIETGTGNTQYSGQVTLGTSGTYNLTDATRGNHKTYNLNRGTSGTGTLFSGTDDIWGNGSPSNLETAGADAHYGAAETWDYYKNIHGRSGIRGDGVGAYSRVHYGNNYVNAFWSDSCFCMTYGDGSGNAAPLTSLDVAAHEMTHGVTSNTAGLNYSGESGGLNEATSDIFAAAVEFYSNTAEDPGDYFVGEKIDINGDGTPLRYMDKPSKDGASKDAWYSGIGSVDVHYSSGPANHWFYLLSEGSGAKTVNGVSYNSPTSDGLPVTGIGRDKAAQIWFKALTTKFTSTTNYAAARTGTLAVAGELYGTTSTEYAAVAHAWAGIAVGARPGGGDPDPGGTVFQNTTVKALADRSTTSIPVAVTGVTGNAPSDLSVAVNITHTYRGDLVLDLVAPDGTAYRLKNSSSSDSADNVVATYTVNASSEVANGTWNLKIQDAYSGDTGTFNSVKLTF; this comes from the coding sequence GTGAGATCCAGATCCAGCCGTCGTGCCACCGCGACCGGCGCTCTGATAACGGCAGCAGCCCTCCTCGCCGTCGGAGTTCAGACGGGTGCGGCCACCGCCGCTCCCGACGCCGCCGCCTCCTCGGCCGCCGCCGCCAAGGGCGCCGACCCGGGTTCGCTGCCCGCGAAGCTCTCCCCCGCCCAGCGTGCCGAACTCCTCCGCGAGGCCAACTCCACCAAGGCGGCCACCGCCAAGGAGCTGGGCCTCGGCGCCACGGAGAAGCTCGTCGTCCGTGATGTCGTCCAGGACGTCGACGGCACCACGCACACCCGCTACGAGCGCACCCTCGACGGCCTCCCCGTCCTCGGCGGCGACCTTGTCGTGGCCGAGACGAAGGCCGGGAAGACCGAGGGCGTCACCAAGGCGTCCAAGGCCACCGGTGCCCAGCTGAAGGCGGTCGGCACCACGGCGGACATCGCGCCCGCCGCCGCCGAGAAGCAGGCCCTGACCGCGGCACAGGCCGAGGGCTCGAAGAAGGCCGAGGCCAGCAAGGCCCCGCGCAAGGTGGTCTGGACGGCGAGCGGCACGCCCCAGCTCGCGTACGAGACCGTCGTCGGCGGCCTCCAGCACGACGGCACCCCGAACGAGCTGCACGTCATCACCGACGCCTCCTCCGGTGCCAAGCTCTACGAGTGGCAGGCCATCGAGACGGGTACCGGCAACACCCAGTACAGCGGTCAGGTGACGCTCGGCACCTCGGGCACGTACAACCTCACCGACGCGACCCGCGGCAACCACAAGACGTACAACCTGAACCGCGGCACGTCGGGCACCGGGACCCTCTTCTCCGGCACCGACGACATCTGGGGCAACGGCAGCCCGTCGAACCTCGAGACCGCCGGCGCCGACGCCCACTACGGCGCGGCCGAGACGTGGGACTACTACAAGAACATCCACGGCCGCAGCGGCATCCGGGGTGACGGCGTCGGTGCGTACTCCCGCGTCCACTACGGCAACAACTACGTCAACGCCTTCTGGTCCGACAGCTGCTTCTGCATGACGTACGGGGACGGCAGCGGCAACGCCGCGCCCCTGACCTCGCTGGACGTGGCCGCCCACGAGATGACGCACGGCGTCACCTCCAACACCGCGGGCCTCAACTACAGCGGCGAGTCCGGCGGCCTCAACGAGGCGACCAGTGACATCTTCGCCGCCGCGGTCGAGTTCTACTCCAACACCGCGGAGGACCCCGGCGACTACTTCGTCGGCGAGAAGATCGACATCAACGGCGACGGCACCCCGCTGCGCTACATGGACAAGCCGAGCAAGGACGGCGCGTCCAAGGACGCGTGGTACTCGGGCATCGGCTCGGTCGACGTCCACTACTCCTCGGGCCCGGCGAACCACTGGTTCTACCTGCTCTCCGAGGGCAGCGGCGCCAAGACCGTCAACGGGGTCTCGTACAACTCCCCGACCTCCGACGGCCTTCCGGTGACGGGCATCGGCCGCGACAAGGCCGCGCAGATCTGGTTCAAGGCGCTCACCACCAAGTTCACCTCGACGACCAACTACGCGGCCGCCCGCACCGGCACCCTCGCCGTGGCCGGTGAGCTGTACGGCACCACGAGCACCGAGTACGCCGCGGTCGCCCATGCGTGGGCCGGTATCGCCGTGGGAGCCCGCCCCGGCGGCGGCGACCCCGACCCGGGCGGCACGGTCTTCCAGAACACGACCGTCAAGGCACTCGCCGACCGGAGCACCACCAGCATCCCCGTCGCCGTCACGGGCGTCACGGGCAATGCGCCGAGCGACCTCTCGGTCGCGGTCAACATCACCCACACCTACCGCGGTGACCTCGTCCTCGACCTGGTCGCCCCGGACGGTACGGCCTACCGGCTGAAGAACTCCTCCTCGAGCGACTCCGCGGACAACGTGGTGGCGACCTACACGGTCAACGCCTCGTCCGAGGTGGCGAACGGCACGTGGAACCTGAAGATCCAGGACGCCTACTCGGGCGACACCGGGACCTTCAACAGCGTCAAGCTGACCTTCTGA
- a CDS encoding alginate lyase family protein, translating into MRTGTIARVIGTAAALAALITTVFTAPAGAAPDRAATAAAPAAFTHPGVLVSRPQLDFVRAKVQAGAQPWKGAYDQMLASKYASLTRTAKPRAVVECGSYSNPNYGCTDEREDAIAAYTLSLAWYIGQDSRYAQKAIQIMDAWSNVITDHTNSNAPLQTGWAGSSWPRAAEIIKYTYSSWPNSGRFGTMLRNVYLPEVTNGSHSNGNWELSMTEAAIGIAVFLEDRAAYDKAVTKFRGRVPAYIYVTADGSLPKAAPGSGLDTRDEIISYWQGQSTFMDGLSQETCRDLTHTGYGLSAISHIAETSRIQGQDLYPEVADRLRHALGLHAKYQLGTAVPSSLCGGSLKDSLGPVTEVGFNALHNRMGYAMSNTQTLTERQRPAASNNLFVAWETLTHADNPS; encoded by the coding sequence ATGCGTACCGGCACCATCGCTCGCGTCATCGGCACCGCCGCCGCCCTGGCCGCACTGATCACCACGGTCTTCACTGCCCCCGCCGGGGCTGCCCCCGACCGGGCGGCGACAGCGGCCGCGCCGGCCGCCTTCACCCACCCCGGCGTGCTGGTCAGCCGCCCCCAGCTCGACTTCGTACGCGCGAAGGTCCAGGCGGGCGCCCAGCCCTGGAAGGGGGCGTACGACCAGATGCTGGCCAGCAAGTACGCCTCGCTCACCCGGACCGCCAAGCCCCGTGCGGTCGTGGAGTGCGGCTCGTACTCCAACCCCAACTACGGCTGTACCGACGAGCGTGAGGACGCGATAGCCGCGTACACCCTCTCGCTGGCCTGGTACATCGGCCAGGACAGCCGCTACGCCCAGAAGGCGATCCAGATCATGGACGCCTGGTCGAACGTGATCACGGACCACACCAACAGCAACGCACCCCTGCAGACCGGCTGGGCCGGCTCCTCCTGGCCGCGGGCCGCCGAGATCATCAAGTACACCTACAGCAGCTGGCCGAACTCCGGCCGCTTCGGCACGATGCTGCGCAACGTGTACCTGCCCGAGGTCACCAACGGTTCGCACAGCAACGGCAACTGGGAACTGTCCATGACCGAGGCCGCCATCGGCATCGCGGTCTTCCTCGAGGACCGCGCCGCGTACGACAAGGCCGTGACCAAGTTCCGGGGGCGCGTCCCCGCGTACATCTACGTGACCGCGGACGGCTCGCTGCCGAAGGCCGCGCCCGGCAGCGGTCTCGACACGCGGGACGAGATCATCAGCTACTGGCAGGGGCAGTCGACCTTCATGGACGGCCTCTCCCAGGAGACCTGCCGCGACCTCACCCACACCGGCTACGGGCTCTCCGCCATCTCCCACATCGCCGAGACCAGCCGCATCCAGGGCCAGGACCTCTACCCCGAGGTCGCCGACCGGCTGCGCCACGCGCTCGGCCTCCACGCCAAGTACCAGCTGGGCACGGCGGTTCCGTCCTCGCTGTGCGGCGGCTCGCTCAAGGACAGCCTGGGCCCTGTCACCGAGGTCGGGTTCAACGCCCTGCACAACCGCATGGGTTACGCGATGTCGAACACCCAGACCCTCACCGAGCGGCAGCGGCCCGCCGCGTCGAACAACCTGTTCGTGGCCTGGGAGACCCTGACCCACGCCGACAACCCCAGCTGA